A part of Gossypium hirsutum isolate 1008001.06 chromosome A07, Gossypium_hirsutum_v2.1, whole genome shotgun sequence genomic DNA contains:
- the LOC107955500 gene encoding SNF1-related protein kinase catalytic subunit alpha KIN10: MDGSGGRGGSGVDNVLPNYKLGKTLGIGSFGKVKIAEHILTGHKVAIKILNRRKIKNMEMEEKVRREIKILRLFMHPHIIRLYEVIETATDIFVVMEYVKSGELFDYIVEKGRLQEDEARNFFQQIISGMEYCHRNMVVHRDLKPENLLLDSKCNVKIADFGLSNIMRDGHFLKTSCGSPNYAAPEVISGKLYAGPEVDVWSCGVILYALLCGTLPFDDENIPNLFKKIKGGIYTLPSHLSPGARDLIPRMLVVDPMKRMTIPEIRQHPWFQAHLPRYLAVPPPDSMQQAKKIDEEILQEVIRMGFDRNHLVESLRNRIQNEGTVAYYLLLDNLFRVSSGYLGAEFQETMESGFNRIHPNEPTVPAVGHRLTGYADYQTMGLRGLERKWALGLQSRAHPREIMTEVLKAFQELNVYWKKIGHYNMKCRWLASIPGLNEGLVNNPVHNSHYELTIIENDGVSRAPNVVKFEVQLYKTREEKYLLDLQRVEGPQFLFLDLCAAFLAQLRVL; encoded by the exons ATGGATGGATCGGGCGGAAGAGGAGGAAGTGGAGTGGATAATGTATTACCTAATTACAAGCTTGGAAAAACGCTTGGAATTGGTTCTTTTGGAAAGGTCAAAATTGCTGAGCACATTTTGACTGGTCACAAAGTTGCCATTAAGATTCTTAACCGAAGGAAGATTAAGAATATGGAGATGGAGGAAAAAG TTAGAAGAGAGATTAAAATTTTGAGATTGTTTATGCATCCTCACATCATTCGACTCTATGAGGTGATAGAGACAGCAACTGACATTTTTGTGGTTATGGAGTATGTGAAGTCTGGAGAACTCTTTGAttatattgtagagaaaggaaggTTGCAGGAGGACGAGGCTCGCAACTTTTTCCAGCAG ATAATTTCAGGGATGGAGTACTGCCACAGAAACATGGTGGTTCATCGAGACCTTAAGCCTGAAAATTTACTTCTGGATTCCAAATGCAATGTGAAGATTGCTGATTTTGGCTTGAGCAACATAATGAGAGATGGTCATTTTCTGAAGACAAGTTGTGGAAGCCCAAACTATGCTGCCCCAGAG GTTATCTCTGGGAAACTGTATGCTGGACCTGAAGTGGATGTATGGAGCTGTGGTGTTATATTGTATGCCCTTCTTTGCGGCACTCTTCCTTTTGATGATGAAAACATTCCCAACCTCTTTAAGAAAATAAAG GGTGGCATATATACTCTTCCAAGCCATTTATCTCCTGGTGCTAGAGATTTAATCCCACGGATGCTTGTAGTTGATCCAATGAAGAGAATGACCATTCCTGAGATTCGCCAGCACCCATGGTTTCAAGCGCATCTTCCAAGATATTTAGCTGTCCCCCCACCAGATTCAATGCAACAAGCAAAAAAG ATTGATGAGGAGATCCTTCAGGAAGTGATTAGGATGGGATTCGACCGGAACCATTTGGTCGAATCTCTTCGGAACAGAATTCAAAATGAG GGAACTGTTGCTTACTACTTACTATTGGACAATCTGTTCCGGGTCTCCAGTGGCTATCTTGGAGCTGAGTTTCAAGAAACTATG GAATCTGGCTTCAATCGCATCCATCCAAATGAACCTACAGTTCCAGCTGTTGGACACCGCCTTACAGGATATGCTGATTATCAAACAATGGGTTTAAGGGGCCTTGAAAGAAAGTGGGCTCTTGGACTTCAG tCTCGTGCCCACCCTCGTGAAATCATGACAGAAGTTCTCAAAGCCTTTCAAGAACTCAATGTGTATTGGAAGAAAATTGGTCATTACAACATGAAGTGTAGGTGGCTTGCTAGCATTCCTGGCCTTAATGAAGGCTTGGTTAACAATCCCGTGCACAACAGTCACTATGAATTGACCATTATAGAAAATGATGGTGTTTCCAGGGCCCCAAATGTTGTCAAGTTTGAAGTGCAG CTTTATAAAACTCGCGAGGAAAAGTATTTGCTGGATCTTCAGAGGGTTGAGGGGCCACAGTTTCTCTTCTTGGACCTTTGCGCTGCTTTCCTCGCTCAGCTCCGTGTCCTCTAG
- the LOC121231856 gene encoding uncharacterized protein yields MGSCVSTSDKRITTQKRNRPWSKKCLGKLSGSVSDGSKKRKSNGCVTDIAVSEYVRMDFEKGATTTCRRSEVSNSTFHLTQLQWHLSQMDAKVSCHEDTWFDSVSIMESESDEEFISVYGDGFPTMGTAIGNISSAQVLQYGASSCFVEGKCKYEQYHESYLKIDGGRLSKEETRESNARFSTMSSHGHELSRFGKEADDWKKKKLLDCSHGSFKSVKDERRSGFCKMLPSINFNEKILATHMASQSQRRKSTVYRLSVKRTSCDAEEYSSKQFLYRPRAGYAIPCSKDEKANRGCWSQIPSSKFQLRGETYFKDKRKCPASDFSPYTPIGVDLFICPRKINHIAQHVELPHFKPNGKIPPLLIVNIQLPTYPAAMFLGDGDGEGMSLVLYFKVSEDFDNNISPQCLENIKKFIDDEVEKVKGFTKDSNVLFRERLKIMAGLVNPDDLNLNSTEKKLVNAYNEKPVLSRPQHKFFKGSNYFEIDLDIHRFSFISRKGLESFRDRLKNGTLDLGLTIQAQKQEELPEQVLCCLRLNKIDFSDNGQIPTLMTMDE; encoded by the exons ATGGGGAGTTGCGTATCAACATCGGATAAAAGAATTACGACACAAAAAAGAAACCGCCCATGGTCAAAGAAATGTCTTGGGAAGCTTTCCGGTTCGGTCTCCGATGGAAGCAAGAAAAGGAAAAGCAATGGTTGTGTAACAGATATAGCTGTTAGCGAATATGTTCGTATGGATTTCGAGAAGGGTGCAACCACTACTTGTAGAAGATCTGAGGTTTCCAACTCTACATTCCATTTAACCCAATTGCAATGGCATCTTAGCCAAATGGATGCCAAAG TATCTTGCCATGAGGATACTTGGTTTGATTCAGTTAGTATTATGGAATCGGAATCAGATGAGGAATTCATCAGTGTTTATGGAG ATGGTTTTCCAACAATGGGCACTGCAATTGGGAATATATCAAGCGCTCAAGTACTTCAATACGGAGCTTCATCATGCTTCGTGGAAGGCAAGTGCAAATACGAACAATACCATGAAAGTTACCTGAAAATTGACGGTGGTAGATTGAGCAAAGAAGAAACGAGAGAATCCAACGCTCGGTTTTCAACCATGAGTAGCCATGGTCATGAGCTTTCGCGCTTTGGAAAGGAGGCCGATGActggaagaagaagaagctatTGGATTGTTCTCATGGAAGCTTTAAAAGTGTGAAAGATGAAAGGCGATCTGGCTTTTGTAAAATGCTTCCTTCTATCAATTTCAATGAGAAGATTTTGGCAACTCATATGGCTTCCCAATCTCAAAGACGAAAATCTACCGTTTATCGGCTTTCTGTTAAGAGGACTTCATGTGATGCAGAAGAAT ATTCATCGAAACAATTTTTATATCGTCCAAGAGCAGGATATGCAATTCCATGCAGCAAGGATGAGAAAGCAAATAGAGGCTGTTGGTCTCAGATTCCATCTTCAAAGTTTCAACTTCGTGGCGAGACCTATTTTAA AGATAAAAGGAAGTGTCCTGCATCCGATTTCTCCCCATATACTCCCATAGGTGTTGATTTATTCATATGCCCAAGAAAGATAAATCACATTGCTCAACATGTAGAGCTTCCTCATTTCAAACCAAATGGGAAAATCCCTCCTCTTCTAATTGTAAACATTCAA TTGCCGACTTATCCCGCTGCAATGTTCCTCGGCGATGGCGACGGTGAAGGAATGAGCCTTGTTCTTTACTTCAAAGTTTCCGAGGATTTCGACAATAACATCTCTCCTCAATGTTTGGAAAACATTAAG AAATTTATTGATGATGAAGTGGAGAAAGTGAAAGGGTTTACGAAAGATTCCAACGTTCTTTTCAGAGAAAGGTTGAAGATCATGGCCGGGTTGGTTAATCCTGATGATCTCAATTTGAATTCTACGGAAAAGAAACTTGTCAATGCTTATAATGAAAAACCAGTTCTCTCTCGCCCTCAACACAAATTTTTTAAG GGCTCGAATTATTTCGAGATTGATTTAGACATACATCGCTTCAGTTTCATATCAAGGAAGGGACTTGAATCGTTTCGAGATCGTTTGAAGAACGGAACACTTGATCTCGGTTTAACCATCCag GCACAAAAACAAGAAGAATTGCCAGAGCAAGTTTTGTGTTGTTTGAGGTTGAACAAGATCGACTTCTCCGATAATGGTCAAATCCCTACACTTATGACAATGGATGAATAA
- the LOC107955503 gene encoding pentatricopeptide repeat-containing protein At5g15340, mitochondrial: MKWPILRAFPSFSPRYLRPFIRICAQRSALTTGKKLHAMVLTTGLSTTENSFLLNTLLHLYASCGDISSAQKLFDEIPHSSKDAADWTSLMSSFSRQNRPHDSLLLFAQMLEKGAEIDDVAMVCLFSACAWLRDVGVGSQGHGRVVKMGFERRVKVCNALMDMYGKSGMVEEMRSVFSEMKEKNVVSWTVVLDGVLKWEGVSNGREVFDDMPHCNEVAWTIMIVGYVGNGFSKEGFLLLSQIVFHLGIKLNYITLCSLLSACALSGDVAMGRWVHVYGLKMMGMEMDIMVETALLDMYAKCGRIDTAVKVFKCMPRRNVVSWNALLSGLAMHGRGQLVINMFPRMIKEVLPDDLTFIAILIACSHSGMIDQGSYYFNSLQSVYGITPKIDHYACMVDLLGRAGRLEEAETLINKMPIPPNEVVLGSLLGSCNSHGKLQLAERLLQKLILMNPCNTEYHTLLSNMYALAGKPDKANALRKVLKTKGISKVPGMSSIHVDGQLHQFSAGDKSHPKTREIYIMLEDMIQRLQSAGYVPNLSAQVFPGDDAGVELEKEQALFSHSEKLAVCFRLLSTKPGKPLYIFKNIRICRDCHAAIKIVSKIYDREIIVRDRNRFHCFKQGSCSCSDFW, encoded by the coding sequence ATGAAATGGCCAATCCTGCGAGCCTTCCCCTCCTTTTCCCCTCGCTACCTGCGTCCCTTCATTCGCATATGTGCTCAACGATCTGCTCTCACCACTGGCAAAAAACTCCATGCCATGGTCCTCACTACGGGCCTTTCTACTACTGAAAATTCCTTTCTTCTCAACACCCTCCTCCACCTTTATGCATCTTGTGGTGATATATCATCTGCCCAGAAATTGTTCGATGAAATTCCCCACTCGAGCAAGGATGCTGCTGACTGGACTTCCCTCATGTCTTCCTTTTCTCGCCAAAATAGGCCTCATGATTCTTTACTTTTGTTTGCTCAAATGCTTGAAAAAGGTGCTGAAATTGATGATGTGGCGATGGTTTGCTTGTTTAGTGCGTGTGCATGGTTGCGGGATGTTGGGGTGGGGAGTCAGGGTCATGGACGTGTGGTGAAGATGGGTTTCGAAAGGAGGGTGAAAGTGTGTAATGCGCTGATGGATATGTATGGCAAGTCTGGGATGGTGGAAGAGATGAGAAGTGTTTTCAGTGAGATGAAGGAGAAGAATGTTGTATCATGGACCGTGGTTTTGGATGGGGTGTTGAAGTGGGAGGGTGTAAGTAATGGAAGGGAGGTGTTCGATGATATGCCACATTGCAACGAAGTTGCATGGACAATAATGATTGTTGGTTATGTAGGGAATGGATTTAGCAAGGAAGGCTTTTTGCTTTTGAGCCAGATAGTGTTTCATTTgggtattaaattgaattatataacactttgttctttattgtcagcTTGTGCACTGTCTGGAGATGTGGCGATGGGTAGATGGGTTCATGTTTATGGCTTGAAGATGATGGGGATGGAGATGGACATCATGGTGGAAACTGCCTTGTTGGATATGTATGCCAAATGTGGCAGGATAGATACTGCAGTCAAAGTTTTCAAGTGCATGCCTCGAAGGAATGTGGTGTCATGGAATGCTCTTCTTAGCGGGTTAGCTATGCACGGAAGAGGTCAACTTGTGATCAATATGTTCCCAAGGATGATCAAGGAAGTTTTGCCAGATGATTTAACCTTTATCGCTATTCTAATTGCTTGCAGCCATTCTGGTATGATAGATCAAggatcatattattttaatagtctcCAATCTGTGTATGGTATAACACCTAAGATCGATCACTATGCTTGTATGGTGGATCTACTTGGAAGGGCCGGTCGTTTGGAGGAAGCTGAGACATTGATAAACAAAATGCCAATACCTCCAAATGAGGTTGTTTTGGGATCTCTTCTGGGTTCCTGCAATTCACATGGAAAGCTACAATTAGCCGAACGCCTTCTTCAAAAGCTCATTCTGATGAATCCTTGTAACACAGAATATCATACCCTGCTTTCAAATATGTATGCATTGGCAGGTAAGCCAGACAAAGCTAATGCCCTTCGGAAAGTTCTTAAAACTAAAGGAATTAGTAAGGTTCCTGGAATGAGTTCTATCCATGTAGATGGCCAACTTCATCAGTTCAGTGCAGGTGATAAATCACACCCGAAAACCCGGGAAATTTATATCATGTTAGAAGATATGATTCAAAGGTTACAATCAGCGGGTTATGTTCCGAATCTGTCTGCACAAGTGTTTCCTGGGGACGATGCTGGGGTCGAGTTGGAGAAGGAGCAGGCATTGTTTTCGCACAGCGAGAAGCTGGCAGTCTGTTTCAGACTTCTAAGCACAAAACCTGGTAAGCCTCTGTATATTTTCAAGAACATACGCATATGCCGTGACTGTCATGCTGCCATTAAGATTGTTTCCAAGATATACGATCGGGAAATCATAGTCCGAGATCGGAACCGGTTTCATTGTTTTAAGCAGGGATCATGTTCTTGTTCTGATTTCTGGTGA
- the LOC107955501 gene encoding uncharacterized protein, with protein MSEVIVSSFHAFRAENFSNGKGQVKLKKPEFQCHANIKSKAHKYLIRNELAATYSARISTDIPLYEIPGALFDEYLEDKPRIFKAMFPDQDRSQQLNQDEWRIQMLPLQLLVLNVWPVVDLRLRCKSGGRDYPPEVPHDITKVLELDITRWELQGLDNVVDPSHFTLIVKGTLYPDRRRHRSRLKGHLEMHVKFILPPALALVPENIREGLGKGVMTKLVESMKQKVDGSLLADYSKFKRERSGKRV; from the exons ATGAGTGAAGTTATTGTTTCTTCATTTCATGCTTTTAGAGCTGAAAATTTCAGCAATGGAAAAGGGCAAGTGAAGCTGAAGAAACCCGAATTCCAATGCCACGCAAATATCAAGTCCAAAGCACACAAATACTTGATCAGAAATGAGTTAGCAGCTACATATTCTGCAAGAATTTCCACTGATATCCCTCTTTATGAGATTCCTGGG GCTTTGTTTGATGAATATTTGGAGGATAAACCCAGAATTTTTAAGGCAATGTTTCCTGACCAAGATAGGAGCCAACAGCTTAATCag GACGAATGGAGAATTCAGATGTTGCCTCTGCAGTTATTGGTTCTAAATGTATGGCCGGTAGTGGACTTAAGGTTGAGATGCAAATCAGGAGGTAGAGATTACCCACCGGAAGTGCCTCACGATATCACAAAAGTTCTCGAGCTCGACATT ACAAGATGGGAGCTTCAAGGGCTTGATAATGTTGTTGATCCATCTCATTTCACACTTATTGTGAAAGGAACATTATACCCTGATAGAAGAAGACATAGAAGCAGGCTTAAGGGTCATTTAGAGATGCACGTAAAATTCATCCTTCCTCCTGCACTCGCTCTGGTTCCCGAGAATATTCGTGAGGGTCTCGGAAAAGGG GTAATGACAAAGCTGGTTGAGAGCATGAAGCAGAAAGTAGACGGTAGCTTGCTCGCGGATTATAGCAAATTCAAGAGGGAGAGATCCGGTAAACGCGTATAG